The following coding sequences are from one Planctomicrobium piriforme window:
- a CDS encoding DUF6602 domain-containing protein, which produces MNSRILDRLKHAERQMILRLEEIRASFKHAGNKGANVEEVVRSFLREYLPPIHTVGQGEVIDSIGNESRQLDVVITNDAHPPINGSQGVGLFFIEGVSCAAEVKTILDGKELESALRNASQFKRLKPDMTLPTQTVSTDSDYPRFVERRPYFLLAFESKLKNETLAQRVREWCSLNAKEIPDQIDAIFTLDGGSIFNLGDGDGFFHGVGVVSGNRSKGFVRIEPEQDQPLLNMLCWMNLCMHKINYQVNPISRYMGSIDWMKF; this is translated from the coding sequence ATGAATAGCAGGATTTTAGATCGATTGAAGCATGCTGAGAGGCAGATGATCCTGAGACTTGAGGAAATTCGTGCCTCCTTCAAACACGCGGGAAACAAAGGCGCCAACGTTGAGGAAGTGGTGCGGAGCTTCTTGAGAGAGTACTTGCCCCCGATTCATACTGTTGGGCAAGGTGAAGTGATAGATTCCATCGGAAATGAGAGTCGCCAGCTAGATGTTGTCATCACAAATGACGCACATCCGCCAATCAATGGTAGCCAAGGAGTTGGCCTTTTTTTTATTGAGGGGGTTTCGTGTGCAGCAGAGGTGAAGACGATTCTTGATGGCAAAGAATTAGAGAGTGCCCTCAGAAATGCCAGTCAATTCAAGCGTCTGAAACCGGATATGACTTTGCCGACACAAACCGTGAGTACTGATTCCGACTATCCGCGTTTCGTCGAGAGGAGGCCATATTTTCTTTTGGCATTCGAATCAAAGCTCAAGAATGAAACACTTGCACAGCGAGTCCGAGAATGGTGTTCGTTGAATGCTAAAGAAATTCCAGATCAGATCGACGCCATCTTCACACTGGATGGAGGAAGCATTTTCAACCTTGGAGATGGTGATGGCTTTTTTCATGGTGTTGGAGTCGTTTCCGGAAATCGAAGTAAAGGCTTTGTACGAATAGAACCGGAACAGGATCAACCATTGTTGAACATGCTTTGCTGGATGAACTTGTGCATGCACAAAATTAATTATCAAGTGAATCCAATATCCAGATACATGGGCAGCATCGACTGGATGAAGTTTTAG
- a CDS encoding DUF1552 domain-containing protein: MSKSLRISRRTLLKGVGAAVALPWLEIMSRTTALGGTVGQPPVRMGFFYVPNGIHMANWKPAEAGALGELPPILKGLEPVKQKTLVLSNLAADHCNGNGAAHEPSGGGFLVGKKCKHSEVPEVGGVSVDQVAAQEIGLRTPVDSLSLGIDPGHRGDHGYSGTYMSHISWRSKTTPTSLELNPKQLYDRLFRGKALRRPDWNAQNEIAAAPSNSVEASVLDLVQEETRSLQRQLGYSDRRKLEEYLDGLRNIERRIDQASADSHSHHQDDFKKDPLADADEPDLPSLIIPDGKGIPSVYSDHVNLMLDIMTLAFQTDTTRVGTFMFSYEKSGRAYPQIEAPGSHHSTSHHGGKAENHDQLRRINAHHVELFARMLQRMSQIEEGAGTLLDNVLLCYGSGISDGNKHNHDDLPIILAGGAGGKIQGGRHIVYPAKTPICNLYVDMLNRCGVQRDRFGDSTGRLGELAGS, translated from the coding sequence ATGTCGAAATCGCTGCGAATCTCGCGTCGGACGTTGCTCAAAGGGGTCGGTGCGGCTGTGGCGTTGCCGTGGCTGGAGATCATGAGTCGGACCACGGCATTGGGGGGCACGGTGGGACAGCCGCCGGTGCGGATGGGGTTTTTCTATGTTCCCAACGGCATCCACATGGCCAACTGGAAGCCGGCCGAGGCAGGTGCATTGGGCGAGTTGCCGCCGATCCTCAAGGGGCTCGAACCGGTCAAACAGAAGACGCTGGTGCTCAGCAATCTCGCGGCCGATCACTGCAATGGTAACGGGGCAGCACATGAACCCTCCGGCGGAGGGTTCCTCGTTGGCAAGAAGTGCAAGCATTCCGAAGTGCCTGAGGTCGGTGGAGTGTCGGTCGATCAGGTCGCCGCCCAGGAGATCGGGCTGCGGACACCGGTCGATTCGCTCTCGCTCGGCATTGATCCCGGGCATCGGGGCGATCACGGTTACAGCGGCACTTATATGTCGCACATCTCCTGGCGAAGCAAGACGACTCCGACATCGCTCGAACTGAATCCCAAGCAGCTTTACGACCGCCTCTTCCGCGGCAAGGCGCTGCGACGGCCAGACTGGAACGCCCAAAATGAAATCGCGGCCGCTCCGTCGAACTCGGTGGAAGCGAGCGTGCTGGACCTGGTGCAGGAAGAGACTCGATCGCTGCAGCGACAGTTGGGTTATTCCGACCGCCGGAAGCTCGAAGAATATCTCGACGGTTTGCGGAACATCGAACGCCGCATCGATCAGGCGAGCGCCGACAGCCATTCGCATCATCAGGACGACTTCAAGAAAGACCCGTTGGCCGATGCAGACGAACCAGACCTGCCGAGCCTGATCATTCCCGACGGCAAAGGGATTCCGTCGGTCTACAGCGATCATGTGAATCTCATGCTGGACATCATGACGCTGGCGTTTCAGACCGACACGACGCGAGTTGGCACGTTCATGTTCTCTTACGAGAAGTCCGGCCGCGCGTACCCGCAAATCGAGGCGCCCGGTTCGCACCATTCCACTTCGCATCACGGCGGCAAAGCAGAGAACCACGACCAGTTGAGGCGGATCAACGCCCACCATGTGGAACTGTTCGCGCGGATGCTGCAGCGGATGTCGCAGATCGAAGAAGGGGCCGGCACGCTGCTCGACAACGTCCTGCTCTGCTACGGCTCAGGTATCAGCGACGGCAACAAACACAATCATGACGACCTGCCGATCATCCTGGCCGGCGGCGCAGGCGGGAAGATCCAAGGCGGACGACACATCGTCTACCCCGCGAAGACGCCGATCTGCAATCTGTATGTCGACATGTTGAACCGTTGCGGGGTGCAGCGCGATCGGTTCGGAGACAGCACCGGACGGCTGGGAGAGCTGGCGGGGAGTTGA